In the Armatimonadota bacterium genome, CTCGACGAACGGGTACTCCCGCTGAATCTTCTCGTAGGCCCGCGTCAGGTACGTGGCTTGGGTCTCTACCGAGACCCCTTCCGCCCAGTCGCCCACCGCGGCGGGTGCGCGCCGGTGGGTCGGCCATGACATCTCGGTGATCCAGATCGGCTTGTGGCCGTCGCCATGGGCAACCATCACACGCCGCAGTTCGGCGATGCCGTGGAACGAATGGCGCACGTCGGGATGCACCTCGTCCGGCGCCCGGCGGAACACGTACGGATGCACTCCTAGCGCGTCGAAGTAGCGTCCGGCTCCCAGGGCATACATCTGCCGGAGGTAGTCCACGTTGTTCCCCGCGAGCCCGCCGGAAATGAACACCGCCTGTGGATCCGCAGCTTTCCCCCGCACGTACGCCTCGGCCAGCATCTCCACGAACCGCCCAACGTTCGGCACGGGGCGCCAGAAGACATACCAGTCGGGTTCGTTCCAGATCTCCCAGTGCCGTACCCGACCGCGCAGCCGCCGGACCGCGTATTCCACGAACTCCCCCAGGTCGCGCATCCGCAGGGGCGGGGCATCCCACCCCAGCGGATTCGCCCACGGCGGCGTGGCCAGTACCAACAGCATGACGCGCAGTCCCGCTTCCTGCAGACGCGCCAGCAAATCCTCCAAACTGCGGAAGTACGCTTCGTTGTACCGCCCCTTCTCCGGCTCCGCCACGTACCAGTTGAGCACGATGCGCACCCACTCGACTCCCGCGTCGCGCATCAACGCGATCTCACGCTGCTGCACGGCAGTGGGCGCATCCGGCTGCAGGTCGCTCTGGACCCCGAACCCCACACGGCGCACTGGATGCGCCGCCCGGTCGGAAAGTGCGTCTCGATCTCGTGCGATAGCAGAGAACTTCACTGCAACCTCAAGCGACCCATCCGAGCTCCCGAATGCCTGTGCCGACGGGAGCCTCGCGTCACCCGCCCAGAAGGCGCCGCACAACGCTATCGCAACGGCTGCGATCAGGACGGCTGCTTTGCCCAGGAGCCTGACGCGAAGCGACCCGACCACGTGCCCAACTCCCTTCGGCAGCCCGACCGACCGTGGCACGGTCTCGCGGCTTTGCGTCCCTGCCTCGCGGCAGGTTTGCCTTTGTCGGGGAGCGGCGTGCCGGTCGCCCCAGCTGCCCGGAGCACAGCTCGCGCCGCACCCTGTCCACCGGGGTTATGCCCGTCGCCTGGGCGGACCAGACCTGCGAGATCTCGAAGTTTTGGAAGAACTTCACCGGAAGATCACTACCACGAGCCCGCCGGGTCGACGGTCGCCGAGGCCTGGGTCAACCGCCGATCAACGACCAGGATCGCGAAGGTCGACGTCAGCGACAAACAGAGCCGACACCGATCCCTCGGGCATGCGGACGCCGCGCCTGCCGGCTCTAGAGGCGCCTCTGCGCCACCCTGGCCGTCATCGGCGACGGATCACGGAATACGCGTTCGTGGCTGGCTGTTGTGACCCATATGGTATCGGCATAATAGTGCAGGACGGACGTGCAGGAGGACGATGCGATGCGTGACGTGGTCATTCTCGGTGGCGGTCCGGCCGGCCTCACCGCGGCCATCTACGCCGCCCGAGCCAACCTGGCGCCGCTGGTGATCGAGGGGAGCCAGGCCGGAGGCCAGCTGATGCTGACCACCCTGGTCGAGAACTACCCGGGGTTCCCCGACGCCATCATGGGGCCCGAACTCATGCAGGCGATGCGCAAGCAGGCCGAGCGGGTCGGGGCGGAGTTCCG is a window encoding:
- a CDS encoding beta-galactosidase; this translates as MRRVGFGVQSDLQPDAPTAVQQREIALMRDAGVEWVRIVLNWYVAEPEKGRYNEAYFRSLEDLLARLQEAGLRVMLLVLATPPWANPLGWDAPPLRMRDLGEFVEYAVRRLRGRVRHWEIWNEPDWYVFWRPVPNVGRFVEMLAEAYVRGKAADPQAVFISGGLAGNNVDYLRQMYALGAGRYFDALGVHPYVFRRAPDEVHPDVRHSFHGIAELRRVMVAHGDGHKPIWITEMSWPTHRRAPAAVGDWAEGVSVETQATYLTRAYEKIQREYPFVEVAMWYNLRDKGTDPTNVEHNYGLVWHDFRGKPAYYAFQALARRLTASNVVYP